In Pseudonocardia sp. EC080619-01, the following proteins share a genomic window:
- a CDS encoding MFS transporter, whose amino-acid sequence MAETVSDHGDQVRARRRQSPARIMLAGASGNFVEWFDFTLYGFSAVVIAATFFPADSGSSGLLATFAIYGVAFVARPAGAVVFGRIGDRMGRRTALSASVLLMGAATAAIGLLPSWSAIGIAAPILLMVCRLAQGFSAGGEYTGALTFGLEHAPPRRRMLWMSVVGSSTMLGVTGATLTIVVFQAVAGDAFAAGAWRWTFVFGGLLSLVGLLLRLGVDETPVFTELTADRGSRGPGLGRMLRERWRMMLVLLCFYGVLGVVTHMFLGYMPTYLSQVGGISSSTALTIITGLTLFAAFLGPVFGSVADRIGRRPLVRTGALGAVVVLVPAYLLIGTGSLPAIVVAMLGLLVVVSLLGAGGMAVLEMLPADVRYTGMALPYNVAYAAFAGTAPLVSQALVDASGSLLAPAYYASALALIALPVIFRSIPETRGSDLRTGALTS is encoded by the coding sequence ATGGCGGAGACGGTGTCCGATCACGGTGACCAGGTGCGTGCGAGGCGACGACAGTCGCCGGCGAGGATCATGCTCGCCGGGGCGTCGGGGAACTTCGTGGAGTGGTTCGACTTCACGTTGTACGGGTTCTCCGCCGTGGTGATCGCCGCGACGTTCTTCCCCGCCGACAGCGGCTCGTCGGGGCTGCTCGCCACGTTCGCGATCTACGGCGTCGCGTTCGTGGCCCGCCCGGCCGGCGCCGTCGTGTTCGGCCGGATCGGCGACCGGATGGGGCGGCGCACCGCGTTGAGCGCGTCGGTGCTGCTGATGGGTGCGGCGACCGCGGCCATCGGGCTGCTGCCCAGCTGGTCGGCCATCGGCATCGCGGCGCCGATCCTGCTCATGGTCTGCAGGCTGGCACAAGGGTTCTCCGCAGGCGGCGAGTACACCGGGGCGCTGACCTTCGGGCTCGAGCACGCCCCGCCCCGGCGCCGCATGCTCTGGATGTCGGTGGTCGGCAGCTCGACGATGCTCGGCGTCACCGGGGCGACGCTGACCATCGTGGTCTTCCAGGCCGTGGCGGGCGACGCCTTCGCCGCCGGCGCGTGGCGGTGGACGTTCGTCTTCGGCGGGTTGCTGTCGCTGGTCGGGCTGCTGCTGCGCCTCGGGGTGGACGAGACCCCGGTGTTCACCGAGCTGACCGCAGACCGTGGGTCACGCGGCCCGGGGCTGGGCCGGATGCTGCGCGAGCGCTGGCGGATGATGCTGGTACTGCTGTGCTTCTACGGCGTGCTCGGCGTGGTCACGCACATGTTCCTGGGCTACATGCCCACCTACCTCTCGCAGGTGGGCGGCATCAGCTCGAGCACCGCGTTGACGATCATCACCGGCCTGACGTTGTTCGCGGCGTTCCTGGGGCCGGTGTTCGGGTCGGTGGCCGACCGCATCGGCCGGCGCCCGCTCGTGCGGACCGGGGCCCTCGGTGCGGTCGTCGTGCTCGTCCCCGCCTACCTGCTGATCGGGACCGGGAGTCTGCCGGCGATCGTGGTCGCGATGCTCGGGCTGCTCGTCGTCGTGTCACTGCTCGGCGCCGGCGGCATGGCGGTGCTGGAGATGCTGCCCGCCGACGTGCGCTACACCGGGATGGCGTTGCCCTACAACGTCGCCTACGCCGCGTTCGCCGGCACTGCACCACTGGTGAGCCAGGCACTCGTCGACGCCAGCGGCAGCCTGCTCGCCCCCGCCTACTACGCCTCGGCACTGGCGCTGATCGCGCTGCCGGTGATCTTCCGGTCCATCCCGGAGACCCGTGGAAGCGACCTGCGCACCGGGGCCCTCACCTCATAG
- a CDS encoding prolyl oligopeptidase family serine peptidase, with protein sequence MQRWQDGQGEAAAGFVRDWPHFERLRESVARFSTARFEALPREAAGHWFRTTTGQGAAQARVVVADEPYGTGRVVFDPVTEDPERPPFVSWISPSPDGAVLAVGVCVDGSEQNTIRLVDVATGAVLAGAPSQTLMDNWTGGAHWLPDSSGFFFAAIEGAAVDLSNRVWLHRVRSGEDEAATTEVAVSWLPGNDYRMVVVSGDGRYAVAVQRMMDPIPVAVARLDSAEVGGDLEWRPFVTAVDATVAGHLCGEAWFAVTDLDAPRGRLVRIPLDSPAPDDPSGWEEVVAESDAVLRSVTPVGDVLYLAEFVDTYARVRIVDRSGDPRGEVPLPGRGALVELPFPMMNLASAALSEVYVFAFSTLTSSAGTYRHHPGADDVEVLHEPAVSIEDAVVEDHWATSADGTAIAFHIVRRAEVTPDRPRPTMIYAYGGFNAPWVPSFPGPMAAFVAAGGVFVHGHLRGGAEFGRDWWEGGRLQNKQNGYADLYAIAETLICDGVTDPSLLAVTGGSNGGLMAGVAATQRPDLWAAVIPRVPLLDVIGACRDGYGRWVIALEFGDPTDPGEACRMAGFSPYHLICDGVAYPAVFIDSGDTDPRCPPWHARKFAARMQAANGGGAPVLLHVWRNVGHGWATDKDVAIVENTEWLAFAMKVLGLEP encoded by the coding sequence GTGCAGCGCTGGCAGGACGGCCAGGGCGAGGCGGCCGCGGGCTTCGTGCGGGACTGGCCGCACTTCGAACGGCTGCGCGAGTCGGTGGCACGGTTCTCCACCGCGCGCTTCGAGGCCCTGCCCCGCGAGGCCGCGGGCCACTGGTTCCGCACCACCACCGGGCAGGGCGCCGCGCAGGCGCGGGTCGTGGTGGCCGACGAGCCGTACGGGACCGGTCGGGTGGTCTTCGACCCGGTCACCGAGGATCCGGAGCGGCCGCCGTTCGTGTCCTGGATCTCGCCGTCCCCGGACGGGGCGGTCCTTGCGGTGGGGGTGTGCGTCGATGGCAGCGAGCAGAACACGATCCGCCTGGTCGACGTGGCGACCGGTGCCGTGCTTGCCGGGGCGCCGTCGCAGACGCTGATGGACAACTGGACCGGTGGCGCGCACTGGCTGCCCGACTCGAGTGGCTTCTTCTTCGCCGCGATCGAGGGCGCGGCGGTCGACCTGTCGAACCGGGTGTGGCTGCACCGGGTCCGGTCGGGCGAGGACGAGGCGGCGACGACCGAGGTCGCGGTGTCCTGGTTGCCTGGCAACGACTACCGCATGGTCGTGGTGTCCGGCGACGGCCGGTACGCGGTCGCCGTGCAGCGGATGATGGACCCGATCCCGGTGGCGGTGGCCCGCCTCGACAGCGCCGAGGTGGGTGGCGATCTCGAGTGGCGCCCGTTCGTCACCGCCGTCGATGCCACCGTCGCCGGGCACCTGTGCGGGGAGGCGTGGTTCGCGGTCACCGACCTCGACGCGCCCCGCGGGCGGCTGGTGCGCATCCCGCTCGACAGCCCGGCCCCGGACGACCCGTCGGGCTGGGAGGAGGTCGTCGCGGAGTCCGATGCCGTGCTGCGGTCGGTGACGCCGGTCGGTGACGTGCTCTACCTCGCCGAGTTCGTCGACACCTACGCCCGGGTCCGGATCGTCGACCGGTCCGGGGATCCGCGCGGGGAGGTCCCGCTGCCGGGTCGCGGGGCCCTGGTCGAGCTGCCGTTCCCGATGATGAACCTGGCGAGCGCAGCCCTGTCCGAGGTGTATGTGTTCGCGTTCTCGACTCTGACGTCCTCGGCCGGAACCTACCGGCACCACCCCGGCGCCGACGACGTGGAGGTCCTCCACGAACCCGCGGTGTCGATCGAGGACGCGGTGGTCGAGGATCACTGGGCGACCTCGGCCGACGGCACCGCGATCGCGTTCCACATCGTGCGCAGGGCCGAGGTCACGCCTGACCGGCCGCGCCCGACGATGATCTACGCCTACGGTGGTTTCAACGCGCCCTGGGTACCCTCGTTCCCGGGGCCGATGGCCGCGTTCGTCGCGGCGGGTGGCGTGTTCGTGCACGGCCATCTGCGCGGGGGAGCCGAGTTCGGGCGTGACTGGTGGGAGGGCGGCCGGCTGCAGAACAAGCAGAACGGCTACGCCGATCTCTACGCCATCGCCGAGACGTTGATCTGCGACGGTGTCACCGACCCGTCGCTGCTCGCGGTGACGGGGGGCTCGAACGGCGGGCTGATGGCCGGGGTGGCCGCGACCCAGCGTCCCGACCTGTGGGCGGCGGTGATCCCGCGGGTGCCGCTGCTCGACGTGATCGGCGCCTGCCGGGACGGCTACGGGCGGTGGGTGATCGCGCTCGAGTTCGGTGACCCGACCGATCCGGGTGAGGCATGCCGGATGGCCGGGTTCTCGCCGTATCACCTGATCTGCGACGGCGTGGCCTATCCGGCGGTGTTCATCGACTCGGGCGACACCGACCCGCGCTGCCCGCCGTGGCACGCCCGCAAGTTCGCGGCCCGGATGCAGGCCGCGAACGGCGGTGGCGCACCGGTCCTGCTGCACGTCTGGCGCAACGTCGGGCACGGCTGGGCCACCGACAAGGACGTGGCGATCGTCGAGAACACCGAGTGGCTGGCCTTCGCGATGAAGGTGCTCGGCCTCGAGCCGTGA
- a CDS encoding sensor histidine kinase — protein MTPSRRAPLHPVAAVVSGVVSLGLLASLPVAASADPTLGPLPQAGATWAVAAVLVLQASAVVGVGRFPTALLPALTALPLVLPWTGPGVAYSLTAVAQMAGVLLAVAARPPRLTLRAALAVCALLLAIGHGLAAIGTGRSGAVEAAVGAVLQAVVVVGLPLLVGLVIAARRDTEDAARREREAWVQAAVSRERTSMSRELHDIAAHHMSGIALMATAVERQVDSAPAAAKHAARQIREQSQAVLQDLRRLVGLLREDADGTRPVRTLDAVAELVGSRRAAGARIELRTPPVGTGRRTGVGPLAELVAYRMAQESLANAAAHAPGAACTVTIEVVDGDRVTITVRNEPPQEPGPDRGGGFGLVGMAERAQLVGGELDHGPTSDGGWQVRLTLPVADRPRSATASTLGTSAPPYGGSA, from the coding sequence GTGACCCCGTCCCGGAGGGCCCCGCTGCACCCGGTCGCCGCCGTCGTGTCCGGGGTGGTGTCGCTGGGGCTGCTGGCGTCGCTGCCGGTCGCCGCGTCCGCGGACCCGACACTCGGCCCGCTGCCCCAGGCGGGCGCGACCTGGGCGGTCGCGGCCGTACTGGTCCTGCAGGCGTCGGCGGTCGTCGGGGTCGGGCGGTTCCCCACCGCCCTGCTGCCTGCTCTGACCGCGCTGCCGCTGGTGTTGCCCTGGACGGGGCCGGGTGTGGCGTACAGCCTGACCGCCGTCGCGCAGATGGCGGGCGTACTGCTCGCCGTCGCCGCCCGCCCGCCGCGTCTGACGTTGCGGGCCGCCCTGGCTGTCTGCGCGCTGCTGCTGGCCATCGGCCATGGCCTCGCCGCCATCGGTACCGGCAGGTCGGGCGCCGTGGAGGCGGCCGTCGGCGCGGTGCTGCAGGCGGTCGTCGTCGTGGGGCTGCCGCTGCTGGTCGGGCTGGTGATCGCCGCGCGGCGCGACACCGAGGACGCCGCCCGACGGGAGCGGGAGGCCTGGGTGCAGGCCGCGGTGTCTCGGGAACGCACCTCGATGTCGAGGGAGCTGCACGACATCGCCGCTCACCACATGTCCGGCATCGCGCTGATGGCCACCGCGGTGGAGCGGCAGGTCGACTCCGCCCCCGCCGCGGCGAAGCACGCGGCACGCCAGATCCGCGAGCAGAGCCAGGCGGTGCTCCAGGACCTGCGCCGGCTGGTCGGGCTTCTGCGGGAGGACGCCGACGGTACGCGACCGGTACGGACTCTCGACGCCGTCGCCGAGCTCGTCGGGTCCCGGCGGGCCGCCGGAGCTCGGATCGAGCTCCGAACCCCACCGGTCGGGACCGGCCGGCGCACCGGGGTGGGACCCCTCGCGGAACTCGTCGCCTACCGGATGGCACAGGAGTCACTCGCCAACGCCGCCGCGCACGCGCCGGGTGCGGCGTGCACTGTCACGATCGAGGTCGTGGACGGTGACCGGGTCACGATCACCGTCCGCAACGAGCCACCGCAGGAGCCCGGTCCCGACCGTGGGGGAGGTTTCGGGCTGGTCGGGATGGCCGAGCGGGCGCAGCTGGTCGGCGGGGAGCTCGACCACGGGCCCACATCGGACGGTGGCTGGCAGGTACGCCTGACACTCCCGGTCGCCGACCGGCCCCGGTCTGCAACCGCGTCTACGCTGGGCACGTCCGCGCCGCCGTACGGAGGCTCAGCATGA
- a CDS encoding CPBP family intramembrane glutamic endopeptidase: MSWVAWIPYVLSGNGLGWWDFQFPEILGTSQVLGMLPGAYLGPIVSALFVTVVADGRAGLRSWLGRLWRWRVRWHWYAITLLGVPAAMLVTGFVYSGGRVSAPSVLAVAVYVPGLLLQMITTGLAEEPGWRDFALPRLQRRFGPLNGTLILGPVWAVWHAPLFLTDWGGWPDASWTRPVAFLVFCLAFNVVMSWVFNATGESLPLSMLMHVGVNNFASIIWAEMFPTIGTDEAMQAMAGGAVVAATLVLLGTRGRLGYHPPGT; the protein is encoded by the coding sequence ATGAGCTGGGTGGCGTGGATCCCTTACGTCCTGTCCGGGAACGGGTTGGGTTGGTGGGACTTCCAGTTCCCTGAGATCTTGGGGACGAGCCAGGTCCTCGGGATGTTGCCCGGTGCGTACCTGGGCCCGATCGTTTCGGCGCTGTTTGTCACGGTCGTCGCGGACGGCCGCGCGGGGTTGCGTAGCTGGCTGGGGCGGCTGTGGCGCTGGCGGGTCCGGTGGCACTGGTACGCCATCACGTTGCTCGGTGTGCCGGCCGCGATGCTGGTCACCGGGTTCGTCTACTCCGGCGGCCGGGTGAGCGCCCCGTCGGTGTTGGCGGTCGCGGTCTACGTGCCGGGTCTGCTCCTGCAGATGATCACGACCGGATTGGCCGAGGAGCCGGGTTGGCGTGACTTCGCGCTGCCGCGCCTGCAACGCCGCTTCGGCCCGCTGAACGGGACGCTGATCCTCGGCCCGGTGTGGGCGGTGTGGCACGCGCCGTTGTTCCTGACCGACTGGGGTGGGTGGCCGGACGCGAGCTGGACCCGGCCGGTGGCCTTCCTTGTGTTCTGCCTGGCGTTCAACGTCGTGATGAGCTGGGTGTTCAACGCCACGGGCGAGAGCCTGCCGCTGTCGATGCTGATGCACGTCGGCGTCAACAACTTCGCCTCGATCATCTGGGCGGAGATGTTCCCGACGATCGGCACCGATGAGGCCATGCAGGCCATGGCGGGTGGAGCGGTCGTCGCCGCGACGCTGGTTCTGCTCGGTACTCGGGGGCGGTTGGGCTACCACCCGCCCGGCACGTGA
- a CDS encoding M20 family metallopeptidase: protein MTGEKTAVRAAVERAADELVDLSRTLHARPETAWEEHHAAATVPGLLNRRGFTVTPAYLGLETAFQATYGCGPLRIALCAEYDALPGLGHACGHNLIAASSVGAALGLAEVADDLGLTVVVYGTPAEEGGGGKIELLDRGAFADVDLAMMVHPGPVDVAEARPFAVSHSRISYTGRSAHAAAYPEDGVNAADAFTVAQVAIGLLRQQLPASSRVHGIVTSAGTAPNAIPETASGRWYVRAETLAELAEIEPRVTRCFSAGALATGCTLEIEAESRPYAEFRTDTATLEHYRANALELGREFAPDSLAGRMNRASTDMGNVSQLVPAIHPYIGIGSLPATNHQHEFAAHCVGGEAERALLDGALALAWTGVDRARGGEWS, encoded by the coding sequence GTGACGGGTGAGAAGACCGCGGTCCGCGCCGCCGTCGAACGGGCCGCCGACGAGCTGGTCGACCTCTCTCGCACGCTGCACGCCCGGCCGGAGACCGCCTGGGAGGAGCACCACGCGGCCGCGACCGTCCCGGGCCTGTTGAACCGGCGCGGGTTCACCGTGACCCCCGCCTACCTCGGTCTGGAGACTGCGTTCCAAGCGACCTACGGCTGCGGCCCGCTGCGGATCGCGCTCTGCGCCGAGTACGACGCTCTGCCCGGGCTCGGCCACGCCTGCGGACACAACCTGATCGCCGCGTCCTCGGTCGGCGCCGCACTCGGGCTGGCGGAGGTGGCTGACGACCTCGGCCTGACCGTCGTTGTCTACGGGACCCCGGCCGAGGAGGGCGGCGGCGGCAAGATCGAGCTGCTCGACCGCGGCGCGTTCGCCGACGTCGATCTCGCGATGATGGTCCACCCCGGACCGGTCGACGTCGCCGAGGCCCGCCCGTTCGCGGTCAGCCACTCGCGGATCTCCTACACCGGCCGGTCGGCGCACGCCGCGGCCTACCCCGAGGACGGTGTGAACGCCGCCGACGCGTTCACCGTCGCCCAGGTCGCCATCGGCTTGCTGCGCCAGCAGCTCCCGGCGAGCTCCCGTGTGCACGGCATCGTGACGTCCGCGGGTACGGCGCCCAACGCGATCCCCGAGACCGCGTCGGGCCGCTGGTACGTGCGCGCCGAGACACTCGCCGAGCTGGCCGAGATCGAGCCCCGGGTGACCCGCTGCTTCTCCGCGGGCGCCCTGGCCACCGGATGCACGCTGGAAATCGAGGCGGAGAGCCGACCCTACGCCGAGTTCCGCACCGACACCGCCACGCTGGAGCACTACCGGGCCAACGCGCTGGAGCTGGGCCGCGAGTTCGCCCCGGACAGCCTCGCCGGCCGGATGAACCGGGCTTCGACCGACATGGGCAACGTGTCGCAGCTCGTCCCGGCCATCCACCCCTACATCGGCATCGGATCGCTCCCGGCGACCAACCACCAGCACGAGTTCGCCGCCCACTGCGTCGGCGGCGAGGCCGAACGGGCCCTGCTCGACGGAGCGCTCGCGCTCGCCTGGACCGGGGTGGATCGGGCACGGGGCGGGGAGTGGTCATGA
- a CDS encoding gamma-glutamyltransferase, producing the protein MEGTPRFSLGSPGNVHCTVPQVLSNILDFGMDPYDADDAPRCLPYADDHTISVESRVPPEVPDGLARMGVLLNPLPAYDYHMGTYQMSWRGDDGVLHGCTGPRREGVAAGF; encoded by the coding sequence GTGGAGGGCACCCCACGGTTCTCGCTCGGGTCACCCGGCAACGTGCACTGCACCGTGCCGCAGGTCCTGTCGAACATCCTGGACTTCGGGATGGACCCCTACGACGCCGACGACGCACCACGCTGCCTGCCCTACGCCGACGACCACACGATCTCGGTCGAATCCCGGGTGCCGCCCGAAGTGCCCGACGGGCTGGCCCGGATGGGTGTGCTGCTCAACCCGTTGCCCGCCTACGACTACCACATGGGCACCTACCAGATGAGCTGGCGCGGCGACGACGGTGTCCTGCACGGCTGTACCGGGCCGCGCCGCGAGGGCGTGGCGGCCGGGTTCTGA
- a CDS encoding amidohydrolase family protein: MWLIGATVVDGTGSAPQTGRAVLAEDGRIAEVGAARPSGAEVVDCAGLTLVPGLIDAHVHFGLSSPIDASLTHGVSVAELAADMFENCRRTLASGFTTVRDTGGIDAGLAGVVAAGKVAGPRILCAGPLLCQSGGHGHIAPEWEPTADWPDHHVPGLRALSLLCDGPDEMRKGAREAFRRGADFLKLCVTGGVVSRHDKLTDTQFDVSEIAAAVAEASARGTYVTVHAHNNAGIRNAVAAGVRCVEHGSQIDDETAALMAEHDVAHVPTLAVVEALLDDATATGLPASIADRVGVAKQGQIDAIHASRRAGVRIGSGSDLIGPGQDNRGRELLLRSQVESPMAALVSATSVNADILGIGDEVGTIEPGKHADLVAFRGNPLEDPKLFADPGAVALVVQGGRVVRDER, from the coding sequence ATGTGGTTGATCGGTGCCACCGTCGTCGACGGCACGGGCAGTGCCCCGCAGACCGGCCGGGCTGTGCTCGCGGAGGACGGCCGGATCGCCGAGGTCGGCGCAGCTCGGCCGTCGGGGGCCGAGGTCGTCGACTGTGCTGGGTTGACGCTGGTTCCGGGCTTGATCGATGCCCATGTCCATTTCGGGCTGTCCAGTCCGATCGATGCCAGCCTCACCCACGGCGTGTCGGTCGCGGAGCTGGCTGCGGACATGTTCGAGAACTGTCGCCGGACCCTCGCCTCGGGGTTCACCACGGTGCGCGACACCGGGGGCATCGACGCCGGCCTCGCCGGCGTCGTGGCCGCCGGCAAGGTCGCCGGACCGCGGATCCTGTGCGCCGGGCCGCTGCTGTGCCAGTCCGGTGGACACGGGCACATCGCCCCCGAGTGGGAGCCCACCGCCGACTGGCCGGACCATCACGTCCCCGGCCTGCGCGCGCTGTCGCTGCTCTGCGACGGCCCCGACGAGATGCGCAAGGGGGCGCGGGAGGCGTTCCGCCGTGGTGCGGACTTCCTGAAGCTGTGCGTCACCGGTGGGGTCGTGTCCCGCCACGACAAGCTCACCGACACCCAGTTCGACGTCTCCGAGATCGCGGCCGCGGTCGCCGAGGCGAGTGCCCGCGGCACGTATGTGACCGTGCACGCGCACAACAACGCCGGCATCCGCAACGCCGTCGCCGCCGGCGTCCGCTGCGTCGAGCACGGCTCACAGATCGACGACGAGACCGCGGCGCTGATGGCCGAGCACGACGTCGCCCACGTTCCCACGCTCGCCGTCGTGGAGGCCCTGCTCGACGACGCGACCGCCACCGGCCTGCCGGCGAGCATCGCCGACCGGGTGGGCGTCGCGAAGCAGGGCCAGATCGACGCGATCCACGCCTCCCGCCGGGCCGGGGTACGCATCGGCTCGGGCTCGGACCTGATCGGGCCCGGGCAGGACAACCGTGGCCGCGAGCTGCTGCTGCGCTCGCAGGTCGAGTCGCCGATGGCCGCGCTGGTCTCGGCCACCAGTGTCAACGCCGACATCCTCGGCATCGGCGACGAGGTCGGCACGATCGAGCCCGGCAAGCACGCAGACCTGGTCGCGTTCCGCGGCAACCCGCTGGAGGACCCGAAGCTGTTCGCCGACCCGGGCGCGGTCGCGCTGGTCGTGCAGGGCGGGCGTGTCGTGCGGGACGAGCGATGA
- a CDS encoding response regulator transcription factor encodes MIRVLIADDQHLVRSGLSALLGTEDDIEVVGVAEDGTRALAMAGDLRPDVACLDIRMPGHTGIEVTRELCAPGADPQVPVLVLTTFDLDDYVFGALEAGASGFLLKDAEPDDILRAVRQVAAGRGTIDHSLTRRILREFVHRRSLQPVTGRRVEELLTPREHDILLLLAQGMSNEDIAGALVVEVSTVKSHLARMLPKIGVQSRLQAVVWAYQNGVVAVPGTGG; translated from the coding sequence ATGATCCGTGTCCTGATCGCCGACGACCAGCACCTGGTCCGGTCCGGACTGTCGGCCCTGCTGGGTACCGAGGACGACATCGAGGTCGTGGGCGTGGCCGAGGACGGGACCCGGGCGCTGGCCATGGCGGGTGATCTCCGCCCCGATGTCGCCTGCCTCGACATCCGGATGCCTGGGCACACCGGTATCGAGGTCACCCGCGAGCTCTGCGCGCCCGGTGCCGACCCGCAGGTCCCGGTGCTGGTGCTGACCACGTTCGACCTCGACGACTACGTGTTCGGCGCGCTCGAGGCCGGCGCGTCGGGCTTCCTGCTCAAGGACGCCGAGCCCGACGACATCCTGCGCGCGGTACGCCAGGTCGCGGCCGGGCGGGGCACCATCGACCACTCGTTGACCCGCCGCATCTTGCGCGAGTTCGTGCACCGGCGCAGCCTTCAGCCGGTCACGGGGCGCCGGGTCGAGGAGCTACTCACCCCTCGCGAGCACGACATCCTGCTGCTGCTCGCCCAGGGGATGTCGAACGAGGACATCGCGGGGGCGCTCGTGGTCGAGGTGTCGACGGTGAAGTCGCACCTGGCCCGGATGCTGCCCAAGATCGGGGTGCAGTCCCGGCTGCAGGCGGTCGTCTGGGCCTACCAGAACGGTGTCGTCGCGGTCCCCGGCACCGGCGGCTGA
- a CDS encoding aspartate ammonia-lyase, translated as MTPSTTGRTEHDMLGTVVVPGDVYYGVHTVRALANFPISGETLALRPHLVDALAAVKQAAATANMRVGALDDSVGRAIAGACAEIRSGRLHDQFVVDLIQGGAGTSTNMNANEVIANRACELLGRPRGDYATVHPLDDVNLGQSTNDVYPTTVKLALDAHVRELLAALARLRTAFQDKAVEFAEVLKMGRTQLQDAVPMTLGQELGAFAVTLGEDEARLSEARLLLHELNLGGTAIGTGLNTRPGYREAALDELRVLTGIPTLVSATDLVEATQDVGVFVQLSGVLKRTAVKVSKICNDLRLLSSGPQAGLGEIELPARQAGSSIMPGKVNPVVPETVNQIAFEIIGNDVTVTLAAEGGQLQLNPFEPIIARALSAGLAHLTAGLTVLVEHCVSGIRANRDHLAALVAGSTGLVTALSPALGYETACAIATEAHRAGRPALELVRERTSLTEDQLAALLRPDVLTGRRTMT; from the coding sequence ATGACACCGTCCACGACCGGACGGACCGAGCACGACATGCTCGGCACCGTCGTCGTCCCCGGCGACGTCTACTACGGCGTGCACACGGTCCGCGCGCTGGCCAACTTCCCGATCAGCGGAGAGACCTTGGCGTTGCGGCCGCACCTGGTCGACGCGCTGGCGGCGGTCAAGCAGGCCGCGGCGACAGCGAACATGCGTGTGGGTGCACTCGACGATTCCGTCGGACGCGCGATCGCGGGCGCCTGCGCCGAGATCCGCTCGGGACGGCTACACGACCAGTTCGTCGTGGACCTCATCCAGGGCGGTGCGGGCACCTCGACGAACATGAACGCGAACGAGGTGATCGCGAACCGGGCGTGTGAGTTGCTGGGCCGGCCGCGGGGGGACTACGCGACCGTGCATCCGCTCGACGACGTCAATCTGGGTCAGAGCACCAATGACGTCTACCCGACGACGGTCAAGCTGGCCCTCGACGCGCACGTGCGGGAGCTGCTGGCGGCGCTCGCACGGCTCCGTACGGCGTTCCAGGACAAGGCGGTCGAGTTCGCCGAAGTCCTCAAGATGGGGCGGACCCAGCTGCAGGACGCGGTCCCGATGACCCTCGGCCAGGAGCTCGGCGCGTTCGCGGTGACCCTGGGCGAGGACGAGGCCCGGCTGTCCGAGGCCCGGTTGCTGCTGCACGAGCTCAACCTCGGCGGGACGGCGATCGGCACCGGCCTGAACACCCGGCCGGGGTACCGGGAGGCCGCGCTCGACGAGCTGCGCGTGCTCACCGGGATTCCCACCCTGGTCTCGGCCACCGACCTCGTCGAGGCCACCCAAGATGTCGGGGTGTTCGTCCAGCTCTCCGGCGTCCTCAAGCGCACCGCGGTGAAGGTCTCGAAGATCTGCAACGACCTGAGGCTGCTGTCGTCGGGACCGCAGGCCGGGCTCGGCGAGATCGAGCTGCCGGCCCGCCAGGCCGGTTCGTCGATCATGCCCGGCAAGGTCAACCCGGTCGTCCCGGAGACGGTCAACCAGATCGCCTTCGAGATCATCGGCAACGACGTGACGGTCACCCTCGCCGCCGAGGGCGGCCAGCTGCAGCTCAACCCGTTCGAGCCGATCATCGCCCGCGCGCTGAGCGCCGGCCTGGCGCATCTCACTGCGGGGCTGACGGTCTTGGTCGAGCACTGTGTGTCGGGGATCCGGGCGAACCGTGATCACCTGGCCGCACTGGTCGCGGGCTCGACCGGGCTGGTGACCGCACTGAGCCCGGCGCTCGGCTATGAGACGGCCTGCGCGATCGCGACCGAGGCCCACCGCGCCGGACGGCCCGCGCTCGAGCTGGTCCGCGAGCGGACCTCGCTGACCGAGGACCAGCTCGCCGCGCTGCTTCGCCCGGACGTCCTGACCGGTCGGCGCACGATGACCTGA